Sequence from the Clostridium saccharobutylicum DSM 13864 genome:
AAGTCACATAATGATATTATAAGTAATTGGAATAAAATTAGGATCATTGAAAGTGAACTAAATAAATATAGTTTTTTTTACAGAGATGACACTTTTGTTTTTTTAGGAAATGATGATGATTATTATGATTTTTTAAAACATGGAAAAGAATCAATACAGAAGATTGGAAGCATAAAGATAAATGACAATGAAAAATATTTTAGTTTTAGAAATGGAAATATATCAGAGTTTTTTTTACAGGAAAATGAAGATGGTAAATATAATTTTTCATTTAACTTAGAAGGTATAAGTAAAGAAGAATTATATAATGTAGTTGATTCGTATAAAAATAAAAAGTCATATATTAAGCTTAATGATAATACATTTATTAATCTTGGAGATGCTTCAATAATAGATACTATAAGAATGATTGAATCTTTAAATATCGATGTAAGTGATAAAAAAGATACATATGAATTAGAGTTGGGAAAGATATATTATTTAAATGAAAAATTAAATGGTGATATTAAGAAAATTGCAAATTCAAAAGAAACAATATCAAATGCATTAGAAAAGTTGAATGAAATTGATGAAAACAATAGTGAGATTCCTAAAAAATTTAATGGTAGGCTAAGGGAATATCAGATAAAAGGGTATAATTGGTTTGAAAATTTAAGCTATTTAGGCCTTGGAGGAATCTTGGGCGATGAAATGGGGCTTGGAAAAACAATTCAAACTATTGTATTTTTAGCATCTAAGCAAGGAAAACATTCTCTAATTATAACGCCAACCTCTCTTATATATAATTGGAAAGAAGAGTTCAATAAGTTTGCTCCAAGTTTAAGCGTAGGTATTGTACATGGAAATAAAAATGAAAGAAAAAAAGTATTGGATAATATTGAGGAATATGATGGTTTGTTAACCACTTATGGAACATTAAGAAATGATTGTTTAGAATATGAGAATATTAAATTTGATTACTGTATTTTAGATGAAGGTCAAAATATAAATAATCCTAAAGCTGAAACTACAAAGATAGTAAAAAATATAAATTCAAAGAGTAGATTTATATTAACAGGAACTCCTATAGAAAATAATTTATTAGAATTATGGTCATTATTTGATTTTATAATGCCAGGATATCTTTATAGTAAAGAAGAATTTTCAAATAAATTTATAAAAAAGGATAAGGAAAATTTAGATGATCTTAAAATTCTGATTAGACCATATATATTAAGAAGACTTAAAAAAGATGTAATAAAAGAATTGCCAGATAAAATAGAGAAGAAATTTTTAGTTGAATTATCCTTAGAACAAAAGAAATTATATAGAAGTTTTATAAAAGATGTTCAAAGCAAATTACAAAATCCAGAAACACGAGGAAATAATATGACTATATTTTCTTATTTGACAAGACTTCGTCAAATTTGTTTAGATCCATCTATAATAATTGATGATTACTTAGGGGAAAGTGCGAAATTAAATGTAGCAAAGGACTTAATAATAAAAAATATATTTAGACACAAAATTTTATTATTCTCACAATTTACTACAGTATTAAAAAGAATGGAAAAAGAGTTGAAACAAGAAAAAATAGATTATTGTTATATAGATGGAAGTACTTCCTCTAAAAATAGAATTAAATTTGTAGATGAGTTTAATACAAATGAACAAAAAAGAGTGTTTTTAATATCACTAAAAGCTGGAGGGACTGGACTTAATTTAACAAGCGCAGATATGGTAATTCATTTTGATCCTTGGTGGAATCCATCAGTGGAAGAGCAAGCTACTGATAGGGCACATAGAATAGGACAAAAGCATATAGTTGAAGTAATTAAGCTAATAGCTAAAGATACAATTGAAGAAAAAATAATGCTTCTTCAGGAAGATAAAAAAATACTTATAAATAATATAATAACTGAAGAGCTTGAAGATATTAATATTACAAGTGCATTAAAAAGTGAAGAATTGTTAGATTTACTTTTAAATTAATAAGGCACATGAAAGAAAACAGCTAGTCCAAAATAATCTTGGCAGATGGACTTGTCATTTTTGTGAATGTGGCTAATATCAAATTTATGTTAAGTTAGATTATAAAAAATAAAACATAATAATTAAAATATGGAGTATAAAATTTTTTATAAATTAAAGAAATTCTATACTCCATATTTTAATTTTTAAATACGATAAATTACTATAAGAATATATAATAGCTACTTATAGTATAATATAACAGGACAACAATAATTATCGAATAAAATTGGAGCAATGCTTCTTTTTACACCAAGTCTTGTTACTTTATTAAGCAAATTATGATAATATATATGTATGTGTGGAATACATAAGTTAAGTTTAAGAAAATTTTTCTATAAATTAATTATGTATTTATTAAAAACAGTACCAAAAATTATAAGTTTTTTTGTATATAATAATGACCGCGGAAGGGAGCGCAGATATGCTCGAATGTGTTTTAGTAGATTTAAATATTAATGAACACACAAGTGTTAATGAACTAATTGAAAATCATATGCCATTTATAATTAAAAGTATTTCTGACGTCACAGGTAGGTATGTATCTTGTGAAAATGATGAAGAATTAAGCGTTGGAATGCTTGGATTTAGTGAAGCTATTGAGAGATATGATAATGAAAAAGGTCACTTTTTGTCCTTTGCTAAGCTTGTTATAGGAAGTAGAATTAAGAATTATCTAAAAGCAGAAAATAGACATCAACATTCATCACTTGAAGAGTTGTTGGACAAGGGTTTAGAAATTAAAGATGAATATTTAGAGCAAAAAGAAGATAATAGCTTGCTGGTGGAAGAGATAAATAGATTAAAATCTGAAATAAGCTCCTTTGGTTTTACATTAGAGGATTTAGTGAATGAAGCTCCTAAACAACAGGCAACGAGACAAAATGCAATAAATTTATCAGAAAAAATAAGCAACGAAGAAGAATTTACTTCTTTTATGTATTTGAAAAAAAGATTACCTATTAAGAGAATTGTTTTAAAATTCTCTGTTACGGAAAAGGTAATTAAAAGAAGTAAAAAATTCATAATTTCTGTTGTAATAATACTTGATAAAAATCTTATTGCTTTGAAAAATTGGATCAGGAAGTAGGTGATAATAATGAATAAGGGAATAATAATGGAGATTAATAAAAATTATGCCGTAGTGCTAAATCAACAAGGGGTAATGGAAAAAATACAATCCAAAGAAAACATGAAAATTGGACAAAAAATATTTTACTTTGAAGATGATATTGTCAAATCAACTATAAAACTTCATAGTCATAGCAGTTTTATGAAAATATTTGGATCAATTGCCGCATTGTTTTTAATTGTATTCACCTTCTTCTTTAACACTGCGACAAACAATAAAGTGTATGCAGTTGTTAGCTTAGATATTAATCCAAGTATTCAAATTGAAGCAGATAGTAATCAAAAGATTATTAAAGTTGATGGAATTAATGCTGATGGAAAAAGTATAGATTTTAGTGATGTTAAAGGTGAAAATATAGATGATGGAATTGAGAAAATAAAAGAGAAGCTAGTTGAAAAAAAATATTTAGACAATAATAAAGAAGTATTGGTTGCTTTTGCATTTGTTCAAAATGATGGGAATAGTAATTATGAAGAAGAAGTAAAAGATGCTATTCAATCAACATTTAAGTCAGAGAAAATAACATATGTAAAAGCAGATAAAAATGCTGTTGATCAAGCTAAGACTGAGGGCATAAGTTTAGGTAGATATGAAGTAGCTATTAATGCTGATGAAGAAACAAAGAGTAAAATAGATAAAGCACCAGTTAAAGATATTACTTCAATAATAAAGGATAAACAAAATGTTATTCAGTGGCAAGCTCAAGATGAAGAGTCTAAAATGGATAATAATTCTGCTCAAAATGATAATTCAGCAGTAACAAATAGTGATAACAATGATAAGAATAAGTCTTTAGAACAACCAAGTAATAATAAATCAAAAAGTGATAAATCAACAAACGATAAAAATATACAAGAAAAACCAAAAACCACAGAGTCTTCTGACAATGGAAACAGTGGTACAGTTACAACACCAGATCAAGATAAGAATAATAATACTGCTAACAATGCAGATAATGGTGTACTTGAAGTTCAACCAGAACCTAAAGTACAAAATAAGCAAACTGAAAAATCTAACAATAGTGATGCTGACAATACTGTTACAATAGCTCCTAACAATGGAGTGATTGAGAATAACACTACTTCAAGTAAAGTAGAAGATCAAAACAAGGGCGAAGATCAGAATAAGAGTTCAGTCCAACAAGATACAACACCAAAAGATAGCAGTAAAACAAATAAATAATTTTGTTTTACTCATATCTATATAGAGGATCAAGATAAAAACTAGAGTTATGTGTAATTATATGCTCCCTTTATAGAAACGGTTAAAGTAATAAAACTGTTTTTATAAAGGGAGCATTATATTATGAATAAAAAAGTAACGACTATATTGAAAAGTTATAGTATAATTACTATCAAGTATATTTAAAAATAATTATAATGAAGTTAAATTATTAAAATTGGGGAGATACAAGATGATAAGAGAATATTTAAAAAATAATGTATTAATATGTGATGGTGCAATGGGAACATATTATTCAGAATTAACAGGTAATGATATAACTTATTGTGAATTTGGGAATATAAATAATAAAGATATTATCAAAAGAATTCATGAAGAATATATTAATGCAGGGGCTAAGTTAATAAGGACTAATACTTTTTCAGCGAATAGATATGATTTAGGAATTTCATTTGATAAACTTAAAGACATAATAACTTTAGGTATAAATATTGCTAAAGAAGTAACAGAAAATACAGCTGTATTCATTGGAGCAAGTATTGGCCCTATAAGAGAAGAAAGCATAGATGAATGTGATAATGATATTTTAGATGAATATAAGTTTATTGTTGATTGTTTTATAGAAAACAACATAGATATCTTTATTTTTGAAACATTGAGTAATTACAACTATTTAGAAGAAATATGTGGCTATATTAAATTGAAAAATCCTAATAGTTTCATATTAACTCAGTTCGCAGTGAAACCAGATGGTTTTACAAGAGATGGATTGAGTGTAACTAAAATAATTAATAATGTTAAGGGAATAAATCAAATTGATGCATATGGATTTAATTGTGGATCTGGACCAACTCATATATATGATATAATTAAAAAAATTAATATAGATGGTGATATAGTTTCAGCTCTTCCTAATGCTGGATATCCAGAAATAATTCATGAAAGAACTGTATATCCTAATAATC
This genomic interval carries:
- a CDS encoding anti-sigma-I factor RsgI family protein, whose translation is MNKGIIMEINKNYAVVLNQQGVMEKIQSKENMKIGQKIFYFEDDIVKSTIKLHSHSSFMKIFGSIAALFLIVFTFFFNTATNNKVYAVVSLDINPSIQIEADSNQKIIKVDGINADGKSIDFSDVKGENIDDGIEKIKEKLVEKKYLDNNKEVLVAFAFVQNDGNSNYEEEVKDAIQSTFKSEKITYVKADKNAVDQAKTEGISLGRYEVAINADEETKSKIDKAPVKDITSIIKDKQNVIQWQAQDEESKMDNNSAQNDNSAVTNSDNNDKNKSLEQPSNNKSKSDKSTNDKNIQEKPKTTESSDNGNSGTVTTPDQDKNNNTANNADNGVLEVQPEPKVQNKQTEKSNNSDADNTVTIAPNNGVIENNTTSSKVEDQNKGEDQNKSSVQQDTTPKDSSKTNK
- the sigI gene encoding RNA polymerase sigma factor SigI, with amino-acid sequence MLECVLVDLNINEHTSVNELIENHMPFIIKSISDVTGRYVSCENDEELSVGMLGFSEAIERYDNEKGHFLSFAKLVIGSRIKNYLKAENRHQHSSLEELLDKGLEIKDEYLEQKEDNSLLVEEINRLKSEISSFGFTLEDLVNEAPKQQATRQNAINLSEKISNEEEFTSFMYLKKRLPIKRIVLKFSVTEKVIKRSKKFIISVVIILDKNLIALKNWIRK
- a CDS encoding DEAD/DEAH box helicase; protein product: MKISKLEQIILHNSSKVNLNRAKHILNNKELLKFNISKIDNVYNIYGNFKSENKLQTCNTHLKIDFVEEKIIFAKCNCSMFSEINYQNKTYLCEHLISTGLRFVEEVKKKLNNRTTNKDKFRIDKNILNELDFFRCKDSNNLAEKEECGLKYKRKKLEINVSISEVKENNSKCFDVSFFVGTNNMYSITNIKEWAESIINSKEYYIGKGLVYTPKKYYFSKADEELLEYIYEYTLFSDNENNERIIRIPNEILRRFLEKLLKKKIKLNYNYQTYITEVKDENVPLSFTLKQINDNYILTTKKIFPIPLNEKMNVFFFDRKLFIPNKSQIEIYKIFYKHLKESGKITFYNDTTVEELNKIISSLKLISDNLILDISVIEKLRENFKIDFKFKKQADKYICDVSFINDKEIISYCDALKSHNDIISNWNKIRIIESELNKYSFFYRDDTFVFLGNDDDYYDFLKHGKESIQKIGSIKINDNEKYFSFRNGNISEFFLQENEDGKYNFSFNLEGISKEELYNVVDSYKNKKSYIKLNDNTFINLGDASIIDTIRMIESLNIDVSDKKDTYELELGKIYYLNEKLNGDIKKIANSKETISNALEKLNEIDENNSEIPKKFNGRLREYQIKGYNWFENLSYLGLGGILGDEMGLGKTIQTIVFLASKQGKHSLIITPTSLIYNWKEEFNKFAPSLSVGIVHGNKNERKKVLDNIEEYDGLLTTYGTLRNDCLEYENIKFDYCILDEGQNINNPKAETTKIVKNINSKSRFILTGTPIENNLLELWSLFDFIMPGYLYSKEEFSNKFIKKDKENLDDLKILIRPYILRRLKKDVIKELPDKIEKKFLVELSLEQKKLYRSFIKDVQSKLQNPETRGNNMTIFSYLTRLRQICLDPSIIIDDYLGESAKLNVAKDLIIKNIFRHKILLFSQFTTVLKRMEKELKQEKIDYCYIDGSTSSKNRIKFVDEFNTNEQKRVFLISLKAGGTGLNLTSADMVIHFDPWWNPSVEEQATDRAHRIGQKHIVEVIKLIAKDTIEEKIMLLQEDKKILINNIITEELEDINITSALKSEELLDLLLN